ANACTTTATTTACTACTCANGAATATTCAGGNGCATATATAAGATCATATGATGTTAGTGATATCTACAATATTGAAATGCAAGATGAAATACAATCATGGAGTGGATTTACAGATGTCATTCCACACAATACTCATGTGTTAAATAATTATTTAATAAACTCTTACTATACAGATGGTATAACTATTATTGATGCATCAGACCCAAACAATTTAATAGAAGTTGGGTATTATGACACGTCTACTCAATTTGAGGGTAATGGGTCTTTTGGATGTTGGGGNGNATATCCNTATCTTCANTCTGGCCTAATTTTAGCTACNGACAGGCAAAANGGACTNCATATACTTAANACAAGTTTAGAGCTCTTAAATNACTAAAAACCCCTCTTTAATTTAATTTTTTCATAGGCATCCTGNACTGACTGAAACTTATCTTTTGCCATTTTTATAACATCTTCACTAACATCAATGAGCTTATCAGGATGATATTTTTTTATAATCTTTCTATATGATTTTTTAATTTCATCATCGGAAGCGTTTTTAGTAACACCTAAAATTGAATATGCATTTTCTAAATTATTTTTATTTAAAAACATAGCTTCAATAGATTTGAANTCATGTTGGTTAATCCANAAGTACTTTGCTANTTTTTGTATNATATCAAGTTCNTTTGTGTCANCATTGCCATCACTATGNGCNAGAGAAAANAAGAAGTGAAGAATTTGCAATCTTGATTTATGATTTACATTTTGATTAATTTCTANACATATTGATCTTAATGATGGAAAAGGTTTTTGTTTAATNTCATTAAAAACTTTAAAATAAATATCAGATTTAGCTTTTCCAAAAGNTTGNACAAANAATAATCGAACACAATCTAATTCTTCTTTTTTTATTNTNCCATCAGCTCTAATNACTAATGTTGCTAAAACAAGAAGTGACATTTCAAAAGACATTTCAAACATCTTTTGTTTAGGNCCAAAATTTCTACCAATTCTCTTACCAAG
This is a stretch of genomic DNA from Flavobacteriales bacterium TMED191. It encodes these proteins:
- a CDS encoding molecular chaperone DjiA; its protein translation is MSSGEYTKWIGGVAGFMYGGFLGALIGYHLGKRIGRNFGPKQKMFEMSFEMSLLVLATLVIRADGXIKKEELDCVRLXFVQXFGKAKSDIYFKVFNXIKQKPFPSLRSICXEINQNVNHKSRLQILHFXFSLAHSDGNXDTXELDXIQKXAKYXWINQHXFKSIEAMFLNKNNLENAYSILGVTKNASDDEIKKSYRKIIKKYHPDKLIDVSEDVIKMAKDKFQSVQDAYEKIKLKRGF